The following DNA comes from Bathymodiolus thermophilus thioautotrophic gill symbiont.
ACCCACTACTTAAAGTTGATAAATTCTTCCAAAAAATTACTCATCAATTCATGTCGATTACTCACATTTGATTTTTTATAAATAATTGAGGTTTGTTGAGAAATGGTTTTTCCCGATACTTTGCGAATATGTGCGATTTCCTTAAATGAATAACCTTTAATAATCAGCCAAGCAATATCATGCTCTGCATTTGTTAACTGCCACTTGTCAAATGTTTGATTAATATAATTTGCCATTTCTCCTTGTAAGTTTTTTACTGTTTTTGTCACCGAAAGCAGTTCCAACTGGATCTTTTTAAGTGTATAAAATTGATGGAATAATAGCCAACCAACTAGCACAACAAACAACAACTCCAAATAAAAATGTAGATTTGTTTCTTGATTTGAATAATCCACCCATAAATCGTGAATGAAAAATGCAATTATGGCACTATATATTAAAAATTTGGAATAATGGTATATCATAATTTTAAAAATGTTAAAGTGTTAAAGTGTTAAAGTGTTAAAGTGTTAAAGTGTTAATATTTTTTTAGCGTCCAGCGCCTAAGTTTACCAAATATCCACACCGAAGTGAGACCTTTGCATATAGATGGGGCCAATGTTTTTTTGACAATACAGAAGACTCCACTATATTTGGATTAGAATTTTATGCAAAAATTTAAAATTAGATAAAAATAATTTTTTAATGCGTGGTATTTGATTTTTTTGCTACACCAGCTTTTTCCTACTTATAAACAAAGGCAATATGTTTTATGGCTAATCATTTGCTTTGGGTATAATGTTCAAATGAATAAAAAACAAATATTACAGTCTCTTTTACAACAACGAATCCTAGTGCTAGACGGTGCCATGGGGACGATGATTCAAAAACACAAACTGAGTGAAGAGGACTATCGAGGTGAACGCTTTAAAGATTATTCCATTTTGGTTCAGGGGAATAATGACCTATTGTCGTTAACGCAACCAGACATTATTAAAGACATTCACAAATCCTATCTTGAGGTTGGCAGTGACATTATCGAAACCAACACTTTTAATGCCACACGCACCTCTATGGCAGATTACAAAATGCAAGATTTGGCGTATGAAATCAATGTTGCCAGTGCCGAACTTGCTCGTGAGGCTTGTGATGAATTTTCAACAAAAAACAAGCCTCGCTTCGTTGCAGGCGTGCTGGGACCCACTTCTAAAACCTGCTCACTTTCTCCTGATGTAAACGATCCGGGTTTTAGAAACATCAGTTTTGATGAATTGGTTGAGGTTTATATGCAATCAACCCGTGGTTTAATTGAGGGTGGTTCAGACATTATTTTAATTGAAACCATCTTTGACACTCTCAACGCTAAAGCCGCTATTTTTGCTGTTGAGCAAGTCTTTGAAGACGATGACATAGAATTGCCCGTTATGATTTCAGGTACCATTACCGATGCTTCTGGTCGCACTCTTTCAGGGCAAATGACTGAGGCTTTTTACAATTCACTGCGCCATGCCAATCCCATTTCCATTGGTCTTAATTGTGCATTAGGACCTGATTTATTACGCCAATATGTGGCTGAACTGTCGCGTGTGGCAAATTGCTTTGTTTCTGCCCATCCTAATGCAGGCTTACCCAATGAATTTGGCGAATACGACCTAGAAGCATTAACAATGAGCGAGCAAGTTGGTGAATGGGCAGAATCTGGCTTGGTCAATATTTTGGGTGGTTGTTGTGGATCCACACCTGAACATATTAAAGCGATTGCCGATAAAATTACAAATGTTGCCCCTAGAAAAATCCCTGACATTAAGCCTGCATTGCGCTTATCAGGCTTAGAGGCGTTCAATGTAGATGAAAATTCCTTGTTTGTGAATATTGGCGAGCGAGCCAATGTAACAGGCTCCGCTAAATTTAAACGCCTAATTTTAAATGAAGAATTTGAAGAGGCATTGGACATTTGTCGTGCCCAAGTAGAAGATGGTGCCCAAGTGGTTGATATTAACATGGATGAGGGTATGCTTGATGGCAAAGCCTCTATGATTCGTTTTGTCAATCTTATCGCTTCAGAGCCAGATATTTCCAAGGCTCCCCTTATGATTGACTCATCCAAATGGGAAATTATCGAAGCAGGGCTTAAATGCACGCAAGGCAAGCCTATTGTCAACTCCATTTCGCTCAAAGAAGGTAAAGGCAACTTTATTAAAGCCGCCAAATTGTGTAAACGCTACGGTGCTGCCATCATTGTCATGGCATTTGACGAAGCAGGCCAAGCAGACACCCAAGCGCGCAAAATTGAAATTTGCACCGCCGCCTACAATATCTTAGTGAATGAAGTAAACTTTCCAGCAGAAGACATTATTTTCGACCCCAATATTTTTGCCATTGCCACTGGCATCAAAGAACACAATAACTACGGCGTAGACTTTATCGAAGCCACGCGCGAAATTACCAGCACCCTGCCCCACGCCAACATCTCAGGTGGCGTTTCAAATGTCTCTTTTTCTTTTAGAGGCAACAACCCCGTGCGTGAAGCAATTCACTCAGTATTTTTATACCACGCCATCAAAGCCGGTATGGGCATGGGTATTGTCAATGCTGGGCAATTAGTGGTGTATGACGACATCGATCCCAAACTTAAAGAAGCCGTTGAAGCTGTTGTCCTAAATACCGACCCAAACGCAGGCGAACGCCTCGTTGATATTGCTGCTGAATTTTCAGGCACAGTAGAAAAAACAGACAACAAAAAAGACCTAGAATGGCGCACATGGACAGTAGAAAAACGCCTAGAACACGCCTTAGTCAAAGGCATCACTAAATTCATTGACGAAGACACCCAAGAGGCATTTGATAAACTGGGTCGCCCTATTCTCGTCATCGAAGGCCCACTCATGAGCGGTATGAATGTTGTAGGCGATTTGTTCGGTGCTGGCAAAATGTTCCTTCCTCAAGTGGTTAAATCTGCCCGTGTAATGAAAAAATCTGTGGCTTATCTTGACCCTTTTTTAGAAGCTGAAAAACAAGATTGCGCCTCCACTTCACAAGGAAAAATCCTTATGGCAACCGTCAAAGGCGATGTTCACGACATCGGCAAAAACATCGTTGGCGTGGTGCTATCTTGCAACAACTATGAGATTATAGACCTAGGCGTAATGGTACCCACCGAAACCATTCTGGCAACCGCAAAAAAAGAAAAAGTTGATATCATTGGGTTATCTGGACTCATCACTCCCTCACTTGATGAAATGGTATTTGTCGCCAAAGAAATGACCCGTCAAGGCTTTACACTTCCACTACTCATTGGTGGCGCCACTACCTCTAAAGCCCATACCGCCGTCAAAATTGAACCCGAATACGACCAAGGCGTGTTTTATGTCCAAGATGCCTCCAAAGCCGTTGGCGTAGCCTCCAGTCTACTATCAAGCACCTTAAAACCTCAACTCCTAGCAGACACCAACGCTGAATACGAGCAGGTGCGTCAACGCCGTGCCAACAAAGGCAAAAGCAAACTCATTTCTTTAGAACAAGCACGCAAAAACAAACCAAAAGTCAATTTCAATACCGTTACCAAACCTAACCAAATCGGCATCCAAGTCTTTCAAGACTACGACTTAGCCGAGATTTTCAAATTTATTGACTGGGTGCCATTTTTCCGCACTTGGGAACTGGCAGGTAAATTCCCCGACATCTTAACCGATGAAATCGTCGGCGAATCTGCCAGCGCCCTATTTGACGATGCCAAAGCCATGTTTAAAAAAGTCATTGACCAAAAACTACTCCAAGCCAGTGCCGTCATTGGCATTTTCCCTGCCAATAGCATCAATGAAGACATTGAACTCTACGATGAAAACGGCAAAATACTCACAACCCTGAACCACCTACGCCAACAACTTGACAAAAAAGGCAACACCCCAAACTTCTGCCTCAGCGACTTCATTGCCCCAAAAGACAGTGGCATCACCGATTACATGGGTGCATTTGCCATCACCGCTGGCATCAATATTGACCCATTAGTAGCAGCCTTTGAAGCCGACCACGACGACTACAATTCAATTATGATCAAAGCCGTTGCCGACCGCCTAGCCGAAGCCTTCACCGAGCTTATGCACTTCAAAATCCGCACCGAACTCTGGGGCTACAGCACCGAACTCTTTGACAACGAGCAACTTATCCAAGAACAATTCGACGGCATCCGCCCCGCCCCCGGCTACCCCTGCTGCCCCGAACACAGCGAAAAAGAAAAACTGTGGGACTTACTCAATGTAGAAAAAAACATCAATATGACCCTTACCAGCTCCTACGCCATGCTCCCCACCGCCTCCGTCAGCGGTTGGTACTTCGCCAACCCTGATGCCAAATACTTCGGCGTCGCCAAAATCAACCAAGCCCAACTAGACAACTATGCCAAACGCAAAGGCGTATCAATAGAACAGGCTGAAAGGTTGCTTTCGCCTAATTTAGAGTAGTTTTTTTTATTTTTTTATGTATCATAACAACTGAATTTGAAAATTTTTTTGTGGTAAATATTTTTTTTACCACAATATCTTGCGAGTAATTTATATCAAGGCCTTTATACAAAATAAATAAAATAGGTGAGGATATTTACCCCTACTCTAAAACAAACAACAAACAATAAGGCAATTAAACTATGTGTAATAAAAAATTAATGATAAATAATGCCGATGAAGCGGCATCAACTGTTTTATCTCAAGCAATGATAGCCGCTGATCAAGGTACTTTTGCAGTAGGCGGATGTATTATCGAGAATAGCAGTGGACGGATAATTAAAGCCATGCATAACAATGCATTAAAATCTCTGTCTACCACGGGCAAGGTTTTTACTTTTGACCCAACCGCTCATGGGGAGCGTCAATTGGTTTCTTGGTATTACGCCAATAAAACTGCATTGGCACTCCCAGAGCCAAAAGACCTAACTGTTGTAACAACCCTTGATCCTTGCGCTATGTGTGCGGGAACATTATTAACGGCTGGTTTTAATGTTGCGGTTGTGGCGATTGATGATTTTGCTGGAATTAATTACAATCAATCATTCTTATTTAATGACTTACCTTCAAATCTTCAAATATTAGCCAAGTCAAAATTTGGCTATTATGCCTGTGGAAACGAAGACCAAGATCCAGGTACTTATGTTAGAAAGTATGTAGGTGGGTCTAATGTGGTATTTAGCAATTCCGTTGTTAGTTCAGAAAATCTGATGGGATGTGGTGATATTTTTCAATCCAGTGTGAATACAGTTCGTGATAACAGCTCGGATTCTGGCTTAACGCCAGACTTACTTGCCAATCCTGCAAAACTTCCTGACGATTCATTGATTAAAACATCATTTAGAAAAGCTTATCCTGGGGCATTTAAATTAAGCATACCGAATAGCCGGCTTCCAAATACAGATTTATACGATCTTCTCGTAGATGTTAAGAACTCAGTGCCAAATGCAGAAAACTCTGTCGCATTCCTTGATCCATTTGGCAATGTTGTTCTTTGTTTTGCCGACACTTTTGAAGTGAGTCCCATACAAACCGCTTTTATGAATGTAACCCAATCCTACGCAAAAATACGCCACGAGTTAATGGACAATGAAGAAGTATACAAAAAGACAGAGGCAACATTAACCCATCCTAAATACGGGACTTTTGTCTTTTTAAATGCACCTAACCCAGCTGATCCAGCTACTGTAATGATGTTAGGTGCATACGGATCCACCCTAGAGGGGTCAGTTCCTCAGATATTCCCGGCAAATCTTCAATACTACAATCACCCTACAGAGGGAACGGTGGAAGAACTTACCTCCTTAATTATGAACCTTCCACCTTTTTATACTCAATTGGCACAATTATCAATAATGCAAACGGCTGTTAGTTCAAATGAATAGCCAATACCTAAGGCTTCTTATTTCGAATAAGTTAAACTGAAAAAAAATGGAATAAAAAGCGAACCAAAATGGGCTTGAATTTTAAATTCAAGCCCATTTTTAATGAATAGGCATTTTCATTGGGTGGCTATAGGTGTTATATTATTCATTTTATTTTTGGAAATAGTATAACCATGGGCACTATTTTATTTTATCCAATACAATCTGCTGTCCATTTTTTAAAATGGTTATTTGCTCTTTGTTAAAATCAATGTTTATGATTTTCCAATTGATTCTGATACTGCCTACACTTACAATAGAGGTGTGTCCGTTATATCTGATCGTGGCTTTTGGTTGTGAATCCCATATACTAATTCCAACCAGCTCAAACATTTCCTTTGGGTCTTTTTTTGCCTCCTCTTCTTGGTTTTTAAACAGTGATCCAATTGTACTGAACACCCTTTTTTGAAAAGATTTTTGCTCTTTTGGAATGACTTTACTCTTGTTGTTCGTTTGGACATCAACAAGGGTGTTTTCAAAGTTGCTTAAGGGCTGTTCACTGCTTGTTATCACCCCTTTCTCCTCCTCTTTGTCACCTTGTTGCCTTGTTGGTAACAGGATATTGGGGGCTTTATCCCCATGGCTTATCACCTTATTTACTGTTACTGGCTTTTTAGCATGAGCATCTTCATCGCTATTCTCAATAGATTTCTTAAGGTTTAAATCTTGATGCGTGGTGATTAGAGTGTTTTTATCGGTTTGTTGTTGTCGCTGCTGGACAAGAAAAATTGTGGCAATAGCAAATATGACAACACTAATGATAATTTTTTTACCCATATTTTTCTTTTTTAATTTTTTAATTTCGATCTGTTTTACAACACTATTTTGATTTTCTTCACTCATTATCAACCCCATTATTTAAACTCGGCATATTGAGACCCCTGCATTAAAACATAAATATTAACGAAAGACTGACTTCTAGTCATTTATAAATTTTGCCCTTTATTCAACATCCATACCCAAGAGAAGGGTCTTGTTGTTTATAATTTTATAAACACAACATAGGTTTATCACACCAAGCAATGGTGTGCTAGTTTTTTCTACAGATGTTTTTGTTGGAATAAACCATACTCGTTCAAATAAAAATCCCAAAGGTAATCAAGTGAGCACAATCTAACATCGCCCCTCTTTTAAATGAAATACACTAAAAAAAATCGACTGATAAATAATTATTCAATCTAATTCATTCCATTGCTACCGCTATAGATTTGCTTTTAGAGGGGTCGTTTTTTTTGCGCACCTTAAACTTTTTTATTTTCTCAACCCAATCTGGCACTCTTGATCAATATTTATTTAACACCTGTTGAATGTCAAATACATTTAGTCAATCTTTTTATTCGTATCAGCAGGAGGGGGCGTAACATCTTCCACTTTTAAATCAAGAAACTTTACATCGGTTGAATCGTGTTTTGTATCATAAGCCAATAGTTTGCTTGAAATAATTGTCGCTGACACGCTGACAACCACTTTAAATGATGCTGATAAAAATCTTCTTCTATTTAATACTTTTACTTCATCCATAACAACTTTCCTTTATTTATACTTCTATATTCTATATATTTACAAAAATTTGTAAGCATCAAAAAGCCTACCCGAATTAACAACATTGCCATATGTGCGAAACGCCCTACTGGCAAATATTATTAAATTTATCCTTAAAACAATTTGTTTTCACCTTGTTTTGATAATTTTCTATTTCAACTTATTCCAGTCTCCGTAATCACAAAAAACTTCAGCAAGGCCTGAAATTGAGCTCAACCCTTTTGTACCCAGTCTCCATGTTGATTGATCTTTATCCTCGAACCTAGCAGACCAAGATATATTTCTAATACCTAGTATTCCGCCAGGTTTAGTGGTAACACCTTGCACTCTCAAGAAAATTTTAGGTGTGCCTTTTTTAGCGTTTTCGTGTGAGCAGTTTGGTTTACTTACAACGGCATCTAAACCACCGAGTACCACACTCCCCATCGAAACAAATTGACCGATACCCAGTTTAATACTTTGCCCATCAAGGTTTATGTCATGAACGCCTATAATTGAATTTCCGCCCATACCAAAATCACCCCTCATAGAACGAAACCCATCTAGCGATAAAAACTGTGAGAGTGAGAGAGGCCTAGGAATAGAACTTGCACTTGTGTCTCCATTTGGATCGGATAAAAGCCTTGATCCAGGGTACTGAGATGCAATATAAGGTGCTGCAAAATCTTTGTTGCTTTTTACTCGGACTTCAAAGGTCTTTGAGTCACATGCTGTTATATATGGCGTATTGTAAGGACTTGTTGTCGTAACATAATTCAGGTATGCCTCAGCGGTGGTCTTAAGTGTATTAATGGCATTATTACATTGGTTTGCAAAATCTGGCCATTTACCCTCATCAGCAAGATAGCCACTAGCCGCTGCTTGGATATACCCTATTTCTTGCATGGTTCTTTTAACATCCACCTCAATTTGTTCAACAACATTGGCTTCAGCATCTGCTTTAATTTTAATCTGCATGAGCATTGCAACAACTGCAAGTACAAGCATTAACTCAATTAAAGTAAAACCCAGTTGCTTGTTTTTAATTTTCATCATAATGACAATCCTGTGGCATAAACACCTACAAAGAATAATATTGCTGAGAGTAAAAATAAATTCCTAATTAACAGCATTAAAATTGATATTTTTTTTGCTTGTTTTTTTATTTGCACACTCAGAACCCCTATCGTACTTTCGACAACTTCACTCCTTATACTTGGATTTTCAATATCAAATATAACCGACAACTGTTTTGATATTTTTTTTGATAACGATGTGTTGGTAATCGCCTGCGATAATGATTGCCCACTACCAATACAACTAGCCAACTCATTGCCGATATTTTTTTGAATTTTCTGATAAAAACGAACAACTTCAATATCCAAATGATTGATTTTTTTTAGTGTGGTATAAATGGGTAAAAAATTCATTGCACTTTTCAAATTTTGCAAATCAGCAACACTTTTCCAAGGTTGCAAACCCATCAAACGATTAAACATCCTTTGATTGGTAAATGAAAAGACAGCCAAGGTTACTATTGCAGCTGAAGCAAAAACAATGCTACCAATATTATCAACAATAAAATTTATCAAAGTAATTACAACTGGTTCTGCTATTTTTTTTGCTTTTATAATTTTATTATAAGGATCTGCCAGCATAAATGGCATACCTAAAATCAACCCTAAAGAAAGAGCGCTAAACGAAATATTTGACAAAATATCAGTTTTGTAAAGTCCACTCTCTTCACTTGATAACTTTAAATATTTTTTAGCCTCCTTGAATGCTTGCGACATATCACCAGCACCGCCAGATTCTAAAAGAATAATTATCACTTTATCAACATTAATAGAATCAAGCATTGCTGTTAAAGAAAGGTTTTTCATTGCCCATATTTTAGTTTGATTTTTCAAGTTTTTATCATTGGGATAGAAATCTAAAATAGTGTCTACCAATGACTGTTCTAATGTCTTTAAACCCGATAAATGTGTTGCCTCCAGTGTTGATAAGATAATCAGTAAATCGTCATCTTGGATAATTTTTTTAATTCTACCATATTCTCGATTGTATTTTAAAATTTGGGCACAATTAATTGCTAATTTTTTGGCAATATCTTTGGCGATATCGTTACTATCATCATCAATAATAACAACCGATGATGCAACGATATCTGCAACAATATATTTAACCAAATATCTCACTGTTGCTATTTTTTTAAATAAGTTATTCTGATTGTAAAGTCCGAATCTGTATATGCAGTATTAGGCTTAGAAATCCTAGGCAACTCTAAAACATATTCAACAATATCTTTACCTATATCCTTCCTGTCTTCACATGATGTCAGTGGATATGTTAAAACCACTTGATCGTCTGCTGAGGCAATTGACCATAAATCGCCACAAGCGGTTTTTTCATCAAGTGTCGGGACTTTACGCATCAAACTCTCTTTGTTGCAACCAGATAAATCCCCTCGATGTATTTTTGAACATAGATTGATTGCAGCAGGAATGGCGACTGTTGTGTCAATTAGCACCCCTCGTTTTGTCCCTTCCGAAAACATTTGACTGCCTGAAAATAGCACAACCACAGATAGTACTGCAATAATTGCAATAACAATTACCAGTTCAATCAGTGAAAAACCCCTTTGTTTCATTGTCTTCTCGTCTTTCATTTTTTATCCCTTTATATTGAATTTAAATGTCACTTTCCTTGTGATGCGTTGCACTCCGTGCCAAAGTAA
Coding sequences within:
- the metH gene encoding methionine synthase — protein: MNKKQILQSLLQQRILVLDGAMGTMIQKHKLSEEDYRGERFKDYSILVQGNNDLLSLTQPDIIKDIHKSYLEVGSDIIETNTFNATRTSMADYKMQDLAYEINVASAELAREACDEFSTKNKPRFVAGVLGPTSKTCSLSPDVNDPGFRNISFDELVEVYMQSTRGLIEGGSDIILIETIFDTLNAKAAIFAVEQVFEDDDIELPVMISGTITDASGRTLSGQMTEAFYNSLRHANPISIGLNCALGPDLLRQYVAELSRVANCFVSAHPNAGLPNEFGEYDLEALTMSEQVGEWAESGLVNILGGCCGSTPEHIKAIADKITNVAPRKIPDIKPALRLSGLEAFNVDENSLFVNIGERANVTGSAKFKRLILNEEFEEALDICRAQVEDGAQVVDINMDEGMLDGKASMIRFVNLIASEPDISKAPLMIDSSKWEIIEAGLKCTQGKPIVNSISLKEGKGNFIKAAKLCKRYGAAIIVMAFDEAGQADTQARKIEICTAAYNILVNEVNFPAEDIIFDPNIFAIATGIKEHNNYGVDFIEATREITSTLPHANISGGVSNVSFSFRGNNPVREAIHSVFLYHAIKAGMGMGIVNAGQLVVYDDIDPKLKEAVEAVVLNTDPNAGERLVDIAAEFSGTVEKTDNKKDLEWRTWTVEKRLEHALVKGITKFIDEDTQEAFDKLGRPILVIEGPLMSGMNVVGDLFGAGKMFLPQVVKSARVMKKSVAYLDPFLEAEKQDCASTSQGKILMATVKGDVHDIGKNIVGVVLSCNNYEIIDLGVMVPTETILATAKKEKVDIIGLSGLITPSLDEMVFVAKEMTRQGFTLPLLIGGATTSKAHTAVKIEPEYDQGVFYVQDASKAVGVASSLLSSTLKPQLLADTNAEYEQVRQRRANKGKSKLISLEQARKNKPKVNFNTVTKPNQIGIQVFQDYDLAEIFKFIDWVPFFRTWELAGKFPDILTDEIVGESASALFDDAKAMFKKVIDQKLLQASAVIGIFPANSINEDIELYDENGKILTTLNHLRQQLDKKGNTPNFCLSDFIAPKDSGITDYMGAFAITAGINIDPLVAAFEADHDDYNSIMIKAVADRLAEAFTELMHFKIRTELWGYSTELFDNEQLIQEQFDGIRPAPGYPCCPEHSEKEKLWDLLNVEKNINMTLTSSYAMLPTASVSGWYFANPDAKYFGVAKINQAQLDNYAKRKGVSIEQAERLLSPNLE
- a CDS encoding nucleoside deaminase, which produces MINNADEAASTVLSQAMIAADQGTFAVGGCIIENSSGRIIKAMHNNALKSLSTTGKVFTFDPTAHGERQLVSWYYANKTALALPEPKDLTVVTTLDPCAMCAGTLLTAGFNVAVVAIDDFAGINYNQSFLFNDLPSNLQILAKSKFGYYACGNEDQDPGTYVRKYVGGSNVVFSNSVVSSENLMGCGDIFQSSVNTVRDNSSDSGLTPDLLANPAKLPDDSLIKTSFRKAYPGAFKLSIPNSRLPNTDLYDLLVDVKNSVPNAENSVAFLDPFGNVVLCFADTFEVSPIQTAFMNVTQSYAKIRHELMDNEEVYKKTEATLTHPKYGTFVFLNAPNPADPATVMMLGAYGSTLEGSVPQIFPANLQYYNHPTEGTVEELTSLIMNLPPFYTQLAQLSIMQTAVSSNE
- a CDS encoding prepilin-type N-terminal cleavage/methylation domain-containing protein; its protein translation is MKDEKTMKQRGFSLIELVIVIAIIAVLSVVVLFSGSQMFSEGTKRGVLIDTTVAIPAAINLCSKIHRGDLSGCNKESLMRKVPTLDEKTACGDLWSIASADDQVVLTYPLTSCEDRKDIGKDIVEYVLELPRISKPNTAYTDSDFTIRITYLKK
- a CDS encoding prepilin-type N-terminal cleavage/methylation domain-containing protein, with the translated sequence MMKIKNKQLGFTLIELMLVLAVVAMLMQIKIKADAEANVVEQIEVDVKRTMQEIGYIQAAASGYLADEGKWPDFANQCNNAINTLKTTAEAYLNYVTTTSPYNTPYITACDSKTFEVRVKSNKDFAAPYIASQYPGSRLLSDPNGDTSASSIPRPLSLSQFLSLDGFRSMRGDFGMGGNSIIGVHDINLDGQSIKLGIGQFVSMGSVVLGGLDAVVSKPNCSHENAKKGTPKIFLRVQGVTTKPGGILGIRNISWSARFEDKDQSTWRLGTKGLSSISGLAEVFCDYGDWNKLK
- a CDS encoding helix-turn-helix transcriptional regulator is translated as MANYINQTFDKWQLTNAEHDIAWLIIKGYSFKEIAHIRKVSGKTISQQTSIIYKKSNVSNRHELMSNFLEEFINFK